The following DNA comes from Centropristis striata isolate RG_2023a ecotype Rhode Island chromosome 3, C.striata_1.0, whole genome shotgun sequence.
actgtaTTCACTCTGTCTAAAATGCTCCTTTTAGTGTCTGTCTCTTTATGACTGTAGCAGAATAGTAGCAGCACTTTCTGTAAATACATGGTCACCcgtaaagttggaataattttgttttcagacacaatcctctgttaattgtggtttcattttcattgtgatttgtTTGGAAGGAATTGATTAACAACATTTTGGGAAGATATAGACTTCATTATCTCTCAattataaatcacattgtcacaatgctttcatggaaagaagtaaaaataaaatattttattccaactttattatCAATCGTGTATATATAAAGCTAAGTTGTGGCATCACAAACATATTAAAGTCCTGGTGGCCGTTTAAAGGCAGTTTCTGAATACAGGTGGTTTTCTCTGTGGATTGAGCCTTTTTAAACTCTCACAGTATTTATAAAGCATCTAGACCTGCTATTCAATCAAAAAGACATGGACATTTCTCTTTTTAAGACACTGTCTAACAAATGCATGCAGTTAGCTGTATTATATAATCTTCACTTAAACTTATGAGTCCTTCCTCGTGAGAACAGATGTGTTTATAATGATTTAGGACCGGTAGGTACAGTAGCTACAGCTACTTAAGTTACAGTTAGGGCTTAACGCAGGAAATTGTCCAACATTTTTGTGCAGAAATCTGTCTGCAGCATCTGACCTGAGAGGATGTACCCCACAATTAGCTGCTGTATGTTAACCCAATCCCCCccaccctctctctccccctgcaGCAGAGTCTTACTCTGTGGCGGGCAGCACCGGCAGTATCACCCCGTCAGTGGGCCCTGTGCCCCACCAGGCCTCAGGCAGCTCCAGCCCCTGCTCGTCTGGAGGATCACGGCACCCTGTCAGCGCCCTCAAGAAATGGCTCACCAATCCCGTCCGCAAGCTGAACTCCGATGCCAGAGGAGGAGCGGGAAAAGTTGAGAAGCAGATGTGCAGGTCAGACAGGAGACGAACGCCATCGCTCCTTTCCCACAGTGAAACTCAGCCGAGGCCTCTGGAACCGCACAACAACTACACTATCCTCCCGCCTGGAGACACGGTGAGACTGAAAGACAGACGGCTACATTTAAACCTCCTGAGGAAACgctttttgttcttgtttttcatgtttgttgtgtttgtgttgtacaGGTGTCGAAAGACGGACTGTTGAGTCCAGAAGCTCCTTCTCCAGCACAACCACCCTGTCAGAGCTACTTATCTGACCTCCTGCAAGGCACACGGACTCTAGTAATgtttctactctactctactctactctactctactctactctactctactccaCTGTACTCTACTCTTCTCTATTCtaatctactctactctactccaTTCTACTCTGCCCTACTCTATTATACTCTtctctactctattctactctactctactctactctactctattctactctgttctattctactctactctgttctactctactctactcgaCTCGACTcttctctactctactctactctactctactctattctactctgttctaCTCTACCCGACTCTTCtctactctattctattctactctactctactctactctactctactctactctgttgTATTTTACTCTACTCtgttctactctactctactcgaCTCTTCTCTACTCTATTCTGCTCTAATCTATTCTACTTGACTCTtctctactctattctactctaatctattctactctactctactcttcTCTAATCTACTTttctctattctactctgttctaCTCTATTCCACTCttctctattctattctattctattctattctattctactctactctactctactctactctgttctattttactctactctgttctactctactctactcgaCTCTtctctactctattctactctaatCTATTCTACTTGACTCTtctctactctattctactctaatctattctactctactctactcttcTCTAATCTACTTttctctattctactctgttctaCTCTATTccactctactctactctactctgttctactctactctactctactctactctactctactcaaCTCTtctctactctattctactctactctactctgttcTACTCTACACAATTCTACTCTACtatactctattctactctactctgttcTATTTAAAGATAGTCTCAACAGACACAACAGTTGTAGGTGAAGCTGATTGACTGAAGATTGATAAACTGTAGACCTATTTATATCACCCCTGATGTTTACACAGTCCACCAACCCGTAATAAAAGTTGGGGAAGATATAGTAAACATTATTACTGCGATATTACAACTATAAAATGAGAAATTGTTTAAAATAGTATGTATTTCTGATGGGACAATATAATTACGGTACAAAGTAGTTTagagaatcaaatcaaataaaaacaaaacaaactaatcaacatttatccattaaaacaaatattttcttaTGAATGTAGAATCTGAAGGCTTTTGTCTGAtgacaattttgtttttttttcacatttaaaaaaatgtatctagaTTCAAATACAGAGAAACACTTGACGTGGATGTTGTCTCTTAACTTCAAATCCTTTCTTCTAACTGTAAAAATTGAGCGGCAGTCACTTGTTAGGTAACGCAGGTCTCATGAGTTAATTATGTACAGATGATGGAAACACATGCACCTAAACGTCAAAATAACACACAGAAACTATGAACATGCCCGTCCTTCTGCATCCTGTTCAGTTGTATTTCCATGTAAAAGGCTTTTTTCGCACACATTCTTTGACTTCCACCAATTGTGCCAAATAAATAGCAagcattttcacattttgcatTCTACATACGACTACTTTCTAGTAAACCAACTCAGTAGTGAATACTTTTTGAAAACTGCTGCGGAGTGGAATCAATCCTGTGGCCTTTTCTAGACAACATCTGGAAGTTATCAACGAGCAAAGCAGCCTGTAACAGGCTGAAACCGGGTCAGGGTCGAGGGTGAGGAGTGTACTGTCACGACACCCAAGCAGCCTGAGCAATAAAGGGCTAATTAGAAGGGGGAGCTTCGGGGCCGCCGGCTGTACGTGAACGCTGTTAGAGGAAAGGGTTTACCTCCGCGTTCAGCTCAGCATGAACCTGTCATTCTGGTTCTCCTTCCTTTCTTGGCCGTCGACTGCTTCACTTCCTTTAGTATTGTTTGACATTGTTCTGCTTGATAAATGACTGTCCTTATTTGCAGCCTTTGTCAATCCAGTGGCCCCTTTAGGACAATATTATTCCATAGACACCTGCAGCTTTATGTTTACTCTGGCTCGTCAACCCTTTAACGCTGTCCTGCATGGATTAAATAGAAAGCCTTATCATCTCTTTAAATCAATACTGTGACAATTTGAATGTATGTTCATTTGCTTTTTGCTGAGAGtgaagtgagaagttttttttgtaatttaaagttttattgaattaaatACTCATTGGCCACTTTAGTAGGTAGAGATGTTGAACTGCTCGTTAACGCACATATctgatcagccaatcacatggcagcaactcagtaCATTcagcatgtagacatggtgaagatgacctactgaagttcaaagcatcagaatgaggaagaaaggtgattttaGTGACAGTGACTGTGGCATGGTTATTTGAACCAGACGAGCTGATTTGTGCATTTCAGAAACTGTTGATCTaccaaccatctctagggtttacagagaatgtaTCACTAAGTATGTAACAgggaaaatatccagtgagtgaCAGTTCTTTGGGCCAAAATGAGGAAAATGGCctgactggttggagatgataaaATGGCAACAGTAACTCGTTACAACCAAAGTATGCAGAAGACCATATCTAAGCGCACAACACTTCCAACCTTGATACAGATGGGCTATAGCTGCAGAAGACCACACCTTGGGtacattaggtacaccttgccaGCTAATGACATGGCAGGTGAGTGTTTATCACAAAACTGTTGAAGAGGTGAGCGAGTGTGGTTGGAAAATGATTGGCAAATAcagatttatttcatatttgtttcATAACAACAGTTTGAATGTCTGTAGTCCAGGGTCTAACAGTTTCCCTTTTTGAGTGGCGGGTACAGACTACCGCCACCTGCTGGTATTAAGAGTTATTTCCTCTCAAGCAGGCACAAAATGTACGTACTAGTTGGCCGCTGACTGTAGTCTCTGCAGCGTGTTCAACCTTTTGGCTCAGACAAAATTGACGTAAGGCAATGCAACAGCCTGCCTTTGTCACCGCCGATGTTGATATGGTGTTTTTGGGCCTTAAGAGATGCTATTAAGCAGGTTTTGTTAtgttggacagagccaggctagctgtttccctccatttccagtctttatgataagctaagctaactggatGCTGGCTGCAGCAACATTTCAACCCTATGCACATGAGAGCGGTATCAATTTTCTAATCTTACTCTCAGCATAGAAGTGAACCCATATCTTCCTTCTGGTTTCAGAGGACCTAATGGATTCCTAGCTAATGAGAAATTACTATAAGAGACAAGGAAAGATTTTCGAGCAACAGGCAACCCAAGCTAAGTTTTAGTGGCTGCTGACTCGTGGATCAGAaccagagaggagatgaggttTAAATCAGCCTCAGATGTTTCTCATCGACAGGATGTCTGCTGGGTGAAGACATGAACAGTCGACTCAGACTGAGCGAGAGAGCAATAAAGAGTGAccctgaaaagaaaaagagaaaataaacagaGTGCATATTTGACCTAAAAACTGACTCAGCAGAAGGATTATCATCCGATGCACTGAGGCAGAGAACAAAATGTGGTGAGACTACAGTATGTCGGGGGGATTACAGTCAAATTCATATTAGATTATAGAGCTTTTAGGTGAAGAGTGATATTTGTTATATAACATATCTCCATACTGTGGCCCGTTACCATGACCTTTATTATCTGACTGGACAAATTGTTCGAATGGAGCTAATTTTTCACCTTCAGCTGTCAGGCCTGAGTCTACTTTTCCAAATTTCTCTGCCCAACAGTCTCCTTTAGCAGCGAGGGGAGACATTAAAAAGTGATTATTACTCTTAGGTTACTTGGGATTTAGGAGAGGGCATGACTTTCCAAAAGGCATCATAAAAGGGAGCATAAAATTGCTTTACTGACTGTTCCCCACCATTATATACATCTCTATATATTCTACATATGTGTGTTGGTTGGGTCAGGGAGTGCAGTAGATGAAgcttaataatttaataataactcTGCACCAAAGCACTTGGAAGAGGTTCTTGGATCCTTTACTCAAGTACCGATACAACAATTTAAGGATACTTCATTAGTCCCTTAGTCCTTCAATTCCTAACTTTTATTGGTTTGACGGGTTGTGTAATTTTAAAATGCGCACATGCGTGTGGTTGTTGGCCAGATGTTGTCATAAACTGactttttatactgtttttaggacacatttttataataactTGGTcgttttttaactttatttttttgcagatgaCTGATTTTAATTATTGAACGTCTGAATCTTAAGTTATCAAAGAAACAAGCTGAACAAATGTTAGTGGCGGACCGGCTCCAGGACATCATTTGTCTGCAGAACACTGTTGGagaaatgctgattttttttttatcacaaaactgctttattcagtgtttataCCAACATCAGCTCCCATGATCCCACACGACTTCAAGATGTCACGTTTAAAGACCCTTGTGGCAGAAAAAGTAATATCAgcaaaatttacttaaagaaTCAAAACTAGAAGTACACATTAtgcaagaaaaaatatatatatattataattcatTATGTGGTATTTTAGTTTATGAATACTGATGCCTCAATCTGTAAGAAGCATTTTAGTGTCGTAGTTGGTCTagtccagtggttcccaacatgGGGGTCTGGCTCCTCCAAAGGGTCACAAGATAAATCTGAGGGGTCAGTCTGGcacatatatttcatatatttattgaaGTAATGGAAAACTGAATATCTTGACCCTTTAAAAAAAGCCTGACAGGTTTAGAGATCAAGTCTGTCTTTGGTAAAACTGCTAACAACTCAGACATCTATATTTTAGCAAGGGGCCTTAGGTTTTTTAAGGGGTCACACAAGGGTCAAAAAGTTTAGGAGGCATTGGTTTAAACTTTAGCGATTTAGTGTATTTTATAAGAtgataatgtttttaatgaataatCATAATCTGATAAGTAACTATTGCTATCCAatacatgtagtggagttaaTGGAAATACTAGTTATGTACCTCAAAAGCAATCCTCCGTACAGTGCTTGTGAAAGTTTACTTTTCACTGTGTTTCACTGTGTTCCACTGCTACAGAGAACATGatgcctctctgtctgtctcctcttaCATAACATGTTACAGTGATGTTTACAGATGCTGcactgtgttgtttgtgtgttttagagtCAAAAATCGAGCATCAACACTCTCCAAGGGGAAGACAGCAGCAGTGTGATGGATGACTCAGCCAGTCAGTGGTCGGCCACAGTGGACAGTGAAGAGGACAGAAGCATTGCCTTAGAGAAGAGCATGTAGGTGTCGGCCTCGAGATCAAAGaagaagtttgacattttgggaaacatgcttatttgctttctaGCGTTAAAGTTAAATGTTAGATGAGAAGCTTGAAACCACTTTCATGTCTGCTTAGCTCAGACTAGGACTGGAACTAGGGGACTAACTGATTAACACATTATATCAAATCAAAcgcagtttatttatatagcacatttaaacacacagcaATAAAGTGCAAAATAGacatcaataaaatattaaaatattaaaaccactgggaggaaccaaaggccACAGAGGGGGATAGTTTAAATGAAAGGTGAGGCTATTTCAGAGCTTTAGAGCTTCCTCCACTAGGACACGCTGTCTCTTAACCCCATTAGCCTTAATTGTTGAGcagttaaaagtaattttatctAAGAGGCTGAGAGTTGAATAGGTAAatggatggtaaatggactgcacttatatagcgcttttatccaaagcgctttacactacagactacactcattcacccgttcacacacattcatactggtgttagggCCTACCAGgacacactggtgccacctgtcaccattgggagttcattcatacaccgatgaacacagcattgggagccatttggggttcagtatcttgctcaaggacacttgatcaaaccaccaaccttccgatcagtagatgacctctctaccaactgagccacagccgcccactATACGAATAGGGGCACAGAAGTTCTGAAATTTACACAGGGAAGCCCCTGTAtggctttaaaaacaataaaaaaaaaaaattaaaatcaatcctGTATTTGAAAGGTAGTCAGGTATGCAGCTGCTggtgttattctgtgtctttttctggtaccAGTTACAAATCTGGCTGCAGCATTCTGCACCAGCTGCAGGCAAGATAAGGACGACTGTTCAGCCCCGAGGAGATAAGTGCACTGGTATCTGTCTTTATGTCTATCCACTCCAAAGTGGATATGTCTATACAATTTTTTTATCCATACAAAGAActatttaaaaacagcaagttGTGTCTTACGAGCAGTTTTCCGGCTTGAAAAAGTGACTTCCTGCAGTCTGGATGTCACTGTGATGATGTCAAGCGCCCAGCGGAGACTTGAGGAAGTCACCGCGCCCAGTgaattgtctgtttttgtgcatATTAGACAAACAAGATATCATGTTTGAATTAGAGATTTTGAGAGGTGCTGGTTGGCAGATTTGATTTGTTCTGGACAAAGCCAGGCAAGCTGTTGCCTTCTGTTTACAGTCTTCATGCTTAAGAAAGCTAACTGTCTCCTGACTGTAGCTTAAAGTTACTACAAGGAGTTTAACTGGCTACAAAACTGTCTCAGTTTTatactgatgcctctatatAACCTACAAAAACAGACTATGAGCAAATAGATTGACTATTTCTATATTCTTAATGCCTGTCCTCGACTCTGATTCTGTGTGCTGAGGCAGAATGTCAGACCTTGCGATTAAACAAAAGGTTTTCTAAAGGGAGTCTGGCAGCTGCAGGTCTTAACCACACAAAGCTgtggtgctcatggaaacaaGACCGCTGTTGTCCACAGTGGCCGCCAAAATCATCACAAAATTAAAGTTCTTCGGAGTGACTTTAATATTTACCAGACTAAACATCACAGTGGTATCAGTCTACTTCTTTAAGAAAGCTAATAAGCATATTTCCCGACTTTTATtagcatttatttacatttctgaaACGTACATTTCTATTTCATGATGTcctttatttgctgtttttaaaatctCTCTCAGATATGTGCTGACAGAGCTGATAGAGACAGAAAGGTTGTATGTGGAAGATCTCGGACTCATAGTGCAGGTGTGTCTTTCTTCCAGCTGTTAATAATCTGCTTATGACATTTATGCACACAATTGAGATTCCTTTATCAGCAACATTCTGCAAGAttaatgtcttttgttttccaTCTGGAAACCTCTGATTTGATTGGtgacatgtgtgcatgtgtgcatgtgcgtgcgtgtgtgcgtgcgtgtgtgtgtgcgtgcgtgtgtgtaggGCTACATGGGCACCATGACCAATCAGGGAGTTCCCGAGGACCTGAAAGGGAAGGACAGGATTGTGTTTGGAAACATCCACCAGATCTATGACTGGCATAAAGAGTGAGTCAGTCTCTTCtgtttttcctccctctcttaGTTCCTCAGAATTTTAACAGTTTCTTATGGTTTACACATATTATTTTGAGCTCCTCAAATTTCATGACGGTTCAACATCCCCTGTGGCTGTTTGTTTCCTGtgcgtgtgtctatgtgtgtgcgtTTGGCTGGATGACTGTTCCTGCCTGACCTTCTCTGCTTTGTGCCACACAGTTATTTCCTGGGAGAGCTGGAGAAATGTGTGGGTGATCCAGACAGCCTGGCCCAGCTCTTCATCAAACATGTGAGTCTACAGATCAGTGAGTTATAAATGTGGCCGAGAAGTTCTTTTTTAGTCTCTCTGTGTGGTTTCAGTCAGGTTGCAGCTGCTTCTCAGATCAGAGCTCAGTGTGTGAAGCCTTGGACCCCCGGCCCGACATCCAGATGTGTCTTTATAATGCAGTTCACGTCAGTCTGCAGGTGCTGCTGCAGAATAAACGGTCTTGTAATAATCAGCTCTCAAAGCTGACAATCAGTGTTAAAGATGCTCCACAGAGAATGCGAATTAGCTGGAATTACAGATCTCAGACCTCTTTAAAAAGTATTCACGCACACCTCAAAGTTTCATAGGTGGTGATTTAACACTGAACTTTGAGAAAACAGACCATTTAACCCTTAAGGACCCAGCGTAGacctgtttttgtctttttaggcaGCTACAGGGGATCTTTAGGGGCAGATTTCAATACTTCAATGCTTTGCAGattgctgagctgcatctgaaAATCTGCAAAGCATTGAAGTATTACAACAAAGCAGGAAGAGATGTTGAAAAACTGCAGGTACGAGATCATTACAGAATGTCCATACATATTCAGTTagctgccactttattaggtacaactCACTTAAAccagttcagtgtgtgtgtgtgtgtgtgtgtgtgtgtgtgggggggggggggttagggttaggggcaATAATTAGAGCAGGGTGCATGGGGGTCcttccacaagaaaaaaaggaaaataatctCTCTGCAGTTTGacataaatatattcaaatactTTGGGAGTATTATTTTGTGTCAAGTTTTGtgtaataaacattttgtttaggTTAGGCACCTTTTCAAATGTTGAAAGATGAGAGTATATAAGAGTTTACTCATTATGATATGAGTATATGAAGGCCATTTCCATGCTTAATTACGTCTCATAAGCGATTGCAGccttttttgggttgataccatttgttacacagattttgtgctaaatttaaccattttttaccACTCGAGAATTCGAGAAAAAACCCAGAATGCCACATttagacaccaagaccttgaggaacatcATAGCTATGATTTTCtttgctgagaaacccccttattgtctaCATGTCTAGGAAAGCATAATCTGAATACTCTAGGtctcttttttgtggttttatgaagctgtgattatcctagaggtcacaacaggtcattttatacagtgaggtcaagtttcaaaaatGCTTTCACTATAATAAAATGGCTACTGTGGGgtctaacatcatcacacatgaaaaaaactgtgactgtttagggaccacaatatgcagaaaataaacaaatacaaaaagcaaaatatcacattttactACATGAGGAAAACGGCATGATTCTTGCACACAATTGAATGCTGTAAAGCCCGATTTCCACCGGGCTCGTTACAGCCGAGGAATGGCTGCGCCCCGGTCACAGTTGCTGATCGATGCCACTATTAAGCATATAGTGGTCTGTATATAAAGGACAGACATGTGTCTACCCATAgatcacatttttattcagaaatcgtcaggtcagaggtcaagggaccactttgaaaatgcccatgtcagtttttctttCGTCAAAACCTAGCCCAACTTAAGTGTTACATCAACCTCTTACTGACATGATTTATAAAATCATCAGTGCCAATGGGAGCTTTAGCAATATCTTCACTCTTTGCTCTAGTTTTAAAACAGAGCTCTTAAAGACAGCAGTGAGAGTCAGTGTGGGGTCTCTTATAAAAGGGATAACATACCAGAATTTCCCAGGGGAATTATAAACAAAAACGAATAACTGCCGATGAGACACATAGATTCAGTGTTGTTAAACATAACAAAAACTTGTACATTTCCCTTTCAGGATTTACAGTCTTGTTACAGGAGATAAATACTGgagaaaatttgaaaaatattttgatttGGCACAGTTTTTCCAGCTCAGCTTCTCTATCCGCTTCACTCAGTCTAATTAAGCCACAACAAATTAAACCATTCTTTCTCAGCCACTGGAACTATTTAATGAGGCAAGATTTGGTTTCACAAAACTCCCCCAAAAATGGGTACATGAGAAAACTGAGGGGCTTAATAGTCCCTCTGTCTGTTCGTCACGCTGCCACTCACACATTCAATTTGAATAATTGTCACATGATTCTTTAATTTTCAGGAACGCCGTCTTCACATGTATGTGGTTTACTGTCAGAACAAACCCAAATCAGAGCACATTGTCTCTGAGTTCATTGAGACATACTTTGAGGTGAGTAATCCATAGTACTACAGCCAGTTTTACTGGAGTTCTTTAAAGACTTTCTAATGTGacccctttctctctttctctgtcaccCGGCAGGATCTCAGGCAGCAGTTGGGTCACAGGCTGCAGCTTAATGATCTGCTCATCAAACCTGTTCAGAGGATCATGAAATATCAACTGCTGCTCAAGGTTTACAGTTTGACATGACTCTGTATTTGCATGCATGGTGCTGTGTCTGCAAGAAAGGAATGTGTGCATTCAGGGATGTCAACCATTAGAAACCAAACTGATTGCATTgcatcaaacactgcagtgcCCCATAATACAGCAGCATTTGATAGCATGTATTTGCCTCATAGGGCAAACATGAGAAATGGCTTACTTTGGTGGAAActagtaaaaacaacaattttgaagCCAGGGCTCTACACTGAGAGTTTGATATAATAGAATGTATGATTTTATGCTGTAATAGCTGcagctgtgatttttttaatgtgttttaattctcTCTGACTGACGACTCCAGGACTTTCTGAAGTATTACAACAAAGCAGGAAGAGATGTTGAAGAACTGCAGGTACGAGATCATTACAGAATGTCCATACATATTCAGTTagctgccactttattaggtacaactCACTTAAAccagttcagtgtgtgtgtgtggtgtacaTAATAAACTGGCAGCTGAATGTGTAAAGTACTATTCTGGGCTTATCACAAAATTGTGTTTCCACTCCCTGATTGTTTCCCATCAGAGGGCGGTGGAGGTGATGTGTTTCGTGCCAAAACGCTGTAATGATATGATGAACGTGGGCAGGCTTCAAGGTTTTGAGGTGAGATGCAGATCATTTCCTGTCCTTCACCGCAGATGAAACATATATCCAGGGAGACTTACAGTCTGTGATGGTATTTCTGACTGATTCAGGGGAAAATCACGGCTCAGGGGAAGCTGCTCCAGCAGGATACCTTCTCGGTCATCGAGCAGGAAAGCGGCTTCCCGTCCAGAGCGAGGGAGAGGAGGGTCTTCCTGTTTGAGCAGCTGGTCATCTTCAGTGAGCCGATTGATAAGAAAAAGGGCTTCTCTTTGCCAGGgtacacttttaaaaacagcatcaaGGTGATTGTGACACTACAATGTCTTTAAAGCcttttgtgttttagtgttttttctgaacA
Coding sequences within:
- the arhgef25b gene encoding rho guanine nucleotide exchange factor 25 isoform X1, which produces MRGGHHQRGCGCQHLFRKLLSKCGCCFVRVRAESYSVAGSTGSITPSVGPVPHQASGSSSPCSSGGSRHPVSALKKWLTNPVRKLNSDARGGAGKVEKQMCRSDRRRTPSLLSHSETQPRPLEPHNNYTILPPGDTVSKDGLLSPEAPSPAQPPCQSYLSDLLQGTRTLSQKSSINTLQGEDSSSVMDDSASQWSATVDSEEDRSIALEKSIYVLTELIETERLYVEDLGLIVQGYMGTMTNQGVPEDLKGKDRIVFGNIHQIYDWHKDYFLGELEKCVGDPDSLAQLFIKHERRLHMYVVYCQNKPKSEHIVSEFIETYFEDLRQQLGHRLQLNDLLIKPVQRIMKYQLLLKDFLKYYNKAGRDVEELQRAVEVMCFVPKRCNDMMNVGRLQGFEGKITAQGKLLQQDTFSVIEQESGFPSRARERRVFLFEQLVIFSEPIDKKKGFSLPGYTFKNSIKVSCLGVEEHSENDPCSLVLTSRGTDGSVTCFNMQASSPEIQQAWLDDVVQILETQRNFLNALQSPIEYQRRESKSNSLGRNVKSPTASAPGLRPHSSASMERRQPPCLLTYNTSLPSLHPPHHSPALKVLSNPCAATPRAALPPLPSHQQLSLSTEVTPAHQTSNGLPACSQLSMQGVMASFHETTLHEGAHRLNSLDQLKESEQ
- the arhgef25b gene encoding rho guanine nucleotide exchange factor 25 isoform X2; the protein is MRGGHHQRGCGCQHLFRKLLSKCGCCFVRVRESYSVAGSTGSITPSVGPVPHQASGSSSPCSSGGSRHPVSALKKWLTNPVRKLNSDARGGAGKVEKQMCRSDRRRTPSLLSHSETQPRPLEPHNNYTILPPGDTVSKDGLLSPEAPSPAQPPCQSYLSDLLQGTRTLSQKSSINTLQGEDSSSVMDDSASQWSATVDSEEDRSIALEKSIYVLTELIETERLYVEDLGLIVQGYMGTMTNQGVPEDLKGKDRIVFGNIHQIYDWHKDYFLGELEKCVGDPDSLAQLFIKHERRLHMYVVYCQNKPKSEHIVSEFIETYFEDLRQQLGHRLQLNDLLIKPVQRIMKYQLLLKDFLKYYNKAGRDVEELQRAVEVMCFVPKRCNDMMNVGRLQGFEGKITAQGKLLQQDTFSVIEQESGFPSRARERRVFLFEQLVIFSEPIDKKKGFSLPGYTFKNSIKVSCLGVEEHSENDPCSLVLTSRGTDGSVTCFNMQASSPEIQQAWLDDVVQILETQRNFLNALQSPIEYQRRESKSNSLGRNVKSPTASAPGLRPHSSASMERRQPPCLLTYNTSLPSLHPPHHSPALKVLSNPCAATPRAALPPLPSHQQLSLSTEVTPAHQTSNGLPACSQLSMQGVMASFHETTLHEGAHRLNSLDQLKESEQ